A window of Daphnia pulicaria isolate SC F1-1A chromosome 4, SC_F0-13Bv2, whole genome shotgun sequence genomic DNA:
AACTGAATACTGCACTCGACGTAAATCTCTTTCAGCGGCCATCAAATACCTGCATCTTCTAACTGTTGGTTTTATTACAAATTAGGAGATGGGCGATCGTTTCAAGCGCACGTGAGCGAAGAGGAACGCGTCTCGTGGATGTGGGCGCTACTTTTCAGTTTCGTCATTCCCGAATTCTTCATGTGGTTCCGTTCGTCGCGTATTTGTTTCTTTCGACAATGGAAAAGACCTCGTTTCTTCGATTTTATCATCGTCGTTCTCTTCGAGACATTTCACGTCGTTGGTGTCGCCATGCTCATCTACGCCGTCTTACCCAACATGAAGGTGGTCCAGGGTGCTATGCTCACGAATTGTGTCTGCCTCGTTCCCGGCATTCTTGGCATGCTGTCGCGCAATTCCAAGGAATCGAAGCGATTCGCCAAATCGATTGTCGACATTTTAGCTATCGTGGCCCAGCTTAGTGGATGCTTCCTCTGGGTTATTCCGGAATTGAACAAGACGAACTGGCAGCACGTTTGGATGTTGCCTACTTCGCTCATTCTGACGTCGTTTGGATGGTGGGAGAATTACGTCGACAAACATTCACCAATCGGTTCGTGCGGTTTTAACTTGTTTGGACCGGAACGGCAATAACTCggtcatttctttatttaggGTTTGTCAAATATTTGGGCAAGATCAAGGAAAAGATGAAATCGACCCGTTACTTCACCTACATATTTGTAAGCGTGTGGAAAGTGATGGTCTTTTTTACTTCCATGCTCTTGATCGAACTCCTCACTGTCGGAAAAATGGACAACATTTTCCTGTTCTTCCAACCGGGTTTCGGCGATCACAAGGTCAATTTGACCGAGATCATTTCTAACAAATTTGCTCAGCTGGATATTCCCGGTGCTGGACGTCTGACTGAAACGGAAACCATCTCATCCTGGCCCAATACAGCCATCTACCTTTGCGTTATTCAATCATTCGCCGCTTTCCTTTGCTTTGGACTCGGAAAATTCGCTTGCAAAATTTGCATCCAGGTatgttatgaaaaaaaatatgaatcaaTGCTCAAGGTGGTCGAGTTGTCCATTTATTTTACTGACACtggcctttctctttttttccaatccAGGGTTTCAGCTACGCTTTTCCAGTAAACTTGACCATTCCAGTTACAATTTCTCTCTTGATTGCCTTTTGCGGCTTGCGGATTGGCAATCCGTGCATGTTTTCTGACACTATTCCACCTTATTTGTATTGGGATTGTCCCAACGGCGATTTCCTTACCGAAGTCATCACCAATCAATACGCCTGGGTCTGGCTCCTTTGGCTCCTGTCGCAGACTTGGATCACGTTGCACATCTGGACTCCGAAATGCGAACGTTTGGCTCACACCGAGAAATTGTTCGTCAATCCCTTTTATTGCTCGCTTCTAATCGACCAGTCGATGGGTATGAACCGGCGACGTGACGACGAAAGCGATGTCAAAACGGAAGACATTGAACTGGAACGCGACGGAGTTGCCGATACGGACATGACTCAATATTACGAAACGATATCTATTGGCACGGAATCGTCAACAGCCACACCCAAAACCATCAAGGCCTCCGATAACATCACTCGCATCTACACCTGCGCAACTATGTGGCACGAAACAACTGAAGAGATTCTGACCTTCTTGAAGTCAATCTTCCATATGGACGAGGACCAGTCTGCCCGTCGTGTCGCTCAAAAATATCTCAAGGTAAGCAACGCCCAGTTTCACTGGAATCGCCGAtggatgtttttgttttgtctgaaaATCTGACGTTGAATTTTAATCGACCCTGAATAATTCTATAatggatttattatttcaattagaTTGTCGATCCCGATTATTACGAATACGAAACCCACATCTTTTTCGATGACGCCTTCGAGTTGAGTGACCACAGTGACGAAGACGTGGTAGCTAACCGATTCGTAAAGTTGCTAATGAACGTCATGGATGAGGCAGCATCACACGTCCATCAGACCAACATCCGACTTCGCCCGCCTAAAAAGTACCCAACACCCTATGGAGGTCGCCTTGTTTGGACCCTACCCGGCAAGACCAAGATGATTGCTCACTTGAAGGACAAGGGCAAAATCCGTCACAGGAAGCGATGGAGTCAAGTCATGTACATGTACTACCTTTTGGGACACAAACTTATGGAGTTGCCTATCTCGGTCGATCGTAAGGAAGTTGTTGCCGAGAACACGTACTTGCTCACCCTTGACGGAGACATTGACTTTTTGCCTAACGCTGTACAACTCTTGGTcgatttgatgaaaaagaacCGTAACCTGGGCGCCGCTTGCGGACGCATTCATCCCGTCGGATCCGGCCCTATGGTGTGGTACCAACTCTTCGAATACGCTATCGGCCATTGGCTCCAAAAGGCTACCGAACATATGATCGGCTGCGTCTTGTGTAGTCCTGGTTGCTTCTCTCTCTTCAGAGGAAAAGCTCTTATGGATGACAACGTTATGCGCAAGTACACGACCCGCTCCGACGAAGCCAGACATTACGTCCAGTACGATCAGGGCGAAGATCGTTGGCTCTGTACCTTACTCCTCCAGCGTGGCTATCGTGTCGAATACTCCGCCGCTAGTGACGCCTACACTCACTGTCCCGAAGGtttcaatgaattttataACCAACGTCGTCGCTGGGTTCCATCCACCATGGCCAACATTATGGATTTGCTGGGCGATTACAAACGAACCATCAAAATCAACGACAACATTTCGCTGCCTTACATTTTCTACCAGAGCATGTTGATGGGTGGTACGATCCTTGGACCCGGTACCATTTTCCTCATGTTGGTGGGTGCTTTCGTCGCCGCTTTCCGTATTGACAACTGGACTAGCTTCATCTACAATTTGGTCCCCATTCTCCTTTTCATGTTCATTTGCTTTGTCGCTAAATCAGAAATTCAGGTGAGACAATTTAacgttattatttaaattgatCAACCAAATTAACGttgtcttatttattttacagctACTTTTGGCCCAAATATTATCAGCCTGTTATGCCTTAATCATGATGGCTGTAATTGTTGGTACAGCGTTACAGTTAGGCGAGGACGGCATCGGTTCACCTTCAGCTATTTTCTTGATAGCCTTATCGGGCTCATTCTTTATAGCAGCCTGTCTCCATCCGCAAGAGTTTTGGTGCGTCGTACCGGGTCTTCTCTATTTGATGATGATTCCCTCTATGTACTTGCTGTTGATTCTCTATTCCATCATCAACTTGAACGTCGTCTCATGGGGAACACGTGAAgtccaaaccaaaaaatctaaaaaggtATCAACTCGTTTTGTAAACTACTTTGAGCTTTTGACTAACAATTCCACTTGTTTTCATTCAGGAAattgaaagggaaaagaaagaagctgaagaagatgctaaaaaagccaaaatgcAAAAGAAATCTGGCTTACTTGGATTTTTCAACAGTTCTATGACGGATTCGGAGGAAGGATCGCTGGAACTGAGCTTTGCTGGACTTTTCAAGATCATGTGTTGTACCCATCAGAAAGCTGTCGACGAGAAACAACAGTTGCTTCGCATAGCTGACACTTTGGAATCCCTCAACAAACGATTAGACGTCATTGAAAGGTAATTCAAtctaattcttctttcttctttcaatctTTCTTCTAAACATATTGCAAAAACTATATCGATTCTTGGTATAAACAGAGCTGTAGATCCGCACGGTTTGATGGCACCTCGCCGTCGCTCCATGTCGCGTACTTCACACCGCGGAGGAGGCGGTGTCGATGGATTGGCTTCCGTTCATGAAAATGATGGTGGATCCAATTCTGACGACAGTGATGACGAAAGTGATAGCGTTGGTAAGGCTCTTGGTAATAAATGCTTTTCGTGTGAATCTCTTACcaaatttttttgcattttctaAGAACCCAAAACTGAACGTGACGACCTAATCAATCCCTACTGGATCGAAGATAAGGATCTTAAGCGTGGAGAGGTGGACTACTTGTCTGGCCCTGAAATCCAATTCTGGAAAGACTTGCTTGACAAATATTTGTACCCCATCGACGAGAACAAAGAAGAACAGGTATGCTTGTTGTTTTTGGTTCATGTCATTGACCGTGTaaagaatattttttcatccatATTTTAATTAGGCTCGTATTGCGTCTGATTTGATTGAGCTGCGGAACAagtccgtcttcttcttcttcatgttCAATGCTCTTTTCATCTTGATTGTGTTCTTGCTGCAACTGAACAAAGGTGCTCTGCACGTTGATTGGCCTCTGGGTGTCAAAACCAACATTACCTACATCGAAGAAACCTCCGAGGCACgtgatgaaaatttaattcttgtattaagatttttttaacatcatttatttaatttcatgTAGGTTTTGATCACTAAAGAGTACTTGCAACTCGAACCTATTGGTCtggttttcgtcttcttcttcggcttgaTTCTTATTATCCAGTTTGTGGCCATGTTGTTCCATCGTTTTGGAACATTGTCCCACATTTTGGCCTCTACTGAACTTAGCTGCAGTCGCAAGGTACCGTTGTTCGACTTTCAGTATTTATGGTCTGACTTAATTATGCTGTTTTTAAATTAGGTTGACGACTTGTCCGAAGATGcttttattgacaaaaacGCTGTCGAAATCGTTCGTAATTTACAACGGTTGCGAGGCATTGACGACGCTGACGAGGATAACGAATCCGGTTCTTATCGCGATCGCATTGGTCATCGACGAACGATTCACAACTTGGAAAAACAGAAGCAGAAGAAACGCGTTACTGGCACGTTGGATGTGGCTTTCAAGAAGCGCTTCTTTTCAATGACTGCCGAAGGCGAGATTGAAGGTCAACATCCAAAATCCAATGTCAATtacaatgaaataatttaaacggTTTCCATCACTTCCACAGATACCCCGGTAATGAGCAATATGCGCAAGATCCCCATGCGTCGTGAGACCATCAAGGCCCTTGAGGTCCGTCGAAACACAGTTATGGGAGAGGCTCGTAAACGATCGACCATGCAAACACTTGGAGCCAACAATGAATTTAACCGTAACAAAGCCCGGCATCGTACTAAAGCTACCGTTGTCGGAAACACTGTCGAGCGCATATACTCACTCAACGCTCAACTCAACCAAGTGGTAGGTACCGGTAATGGAGCCGCAAATCCCAACGAAGGCTATGAAATGAGCTCGGACGACGAGCGTTCAAACGTCACCCGCAACTCAGTGCGCCATACGCAACCAACGCCGCAGCCCGTCCTGGCTGAAGTGCGTAACAGTCAGTTGTGAGCCGATGATGCTCAATTGATGCTGAAGAATCACCGTCTATAAGACTGAATTCGACTACTCTTCTGTCtctccctttccctttttttacaaaattgatTATCGACCATAATGGGTTTTACTTACGATTGATTGCTTGCATAAGCATCTTATTaacttgtaatttttaaaagatggaCTATtcatgtacaaaaaaaaaatacattttaaaattcaaaatcttttattcttttctaaaAACATTCGTAAATAAATCAGTGATGAAGATAAGGTTATTTGAATTTAGTTGCCAATCCTTCCGCTAGTCTGCAGAACACGTGTAGTGTCAGT
This region includes:
- the LOC124337884 gene encoding chitin synthase chs-2-like isoform X1; amino-acid sequence: MVITFMAVCPIPLPDGFSYLLSLFSFIISYSFSFFSSSGFLFHPLSSSPSLYRLVAHFGLAGASSIQQQLQEIQSSRVATAVENPLHFALPGFQQQSQEQGCPFGPDFNFGSIPYTFKGPSALYSGRRSALEDLSPVNKPLVSLDINIDSKHSVSSRGARARSVNTMAPQQPLMNVANDPGVSDDEEYTEDEESPLTNNDIYGGSQRSAIDTKGWDVFRNLPPEDVSGSLANQKVVEATVKIFKVVAYLLTFVIVLSAGVISKGTVLFMTSQIKPGRSTEYCTRRDGRSFQAHVSEEERVSWMWALLFSFVIPEFFMWFRSSRICFFRQWKRPRFFDFIIVVLFETFHVVGVAMLIYAVLPNMKVVQGAMLTNCVCLVPGILGMLSRNSKESKRFAKSIVDILAIVAQLSGCFLWVIPELNKTNWQHVWMLPTSLILTSFGWWENYVDKHSPIGFVKYLGKIKEKMKSTRYFTYIFVSVWKVMVFFTSMLLIELLTVGKMDNIFLFFQPGFGDHKVNLTEIISNKFAQLDIPGAGRLTETETISSWPNTAIYLCVIQSFAAFLCFGLGKFACKICIQGFSYAFPVNLTIPVTISLLIAFCGLRIGNPCMFSDTIPPYLYWDCPNGDFLTEVITNQYAWVWLLWLLSQTWITLHIWTPKCERLAHTEKLFVNPFYCSLLIDQSMGMNRRRDDESDVKTEDIELERDGVADTDMTQYYETISIGTESSTATPKTIKASDNITRIYTCATMWHETTEEILTFLKSIFHMDEDQSARRVAQKYLKIVDPDYYEYETHIFFDDAFELSDHSDEDVVANRFVKLLMNVMDEAASHVHQTNIRLRPPKKYPTPYGGRLVWTLPGKTKMIAHLKDKGKIRHRKRWSQVMYMYYLLGHKLMELPISVDRKEVVAENTYLLTLDGDIDFLPNAVQLLVDLMKKNRNLGAACGRIHPVGSGPMVWYQLFEYAIGHWLQKATEHMIGCVLCSPGCFSLFRGKALMDDNVMRKYTTRSDEARHYVQYDQGEDRWLCTLLLQRGYRVEYSAASDAYTHCPEGFNEFYNQRRRWVPSTMANIMDLLGDYKRTIKINDNISLPYIFYQSMLMGGTILGPGTIFLMLVGAFVAAFRIDNWTSFIYNLVPILLFMFICFVAKSEIQLLLAQILSACYALIMMAVIVGTALQLGEDGIGSPSAIFLIALSGSFFIAACLHPQEFWCVVPGLLYLMMIPSMYLLLILYSIINLNVVSWGTREVQTKKSKKEIEREKKEAEEDAKKAKMQKKSGLLGFFNSSMTDSEEGSLELSFAGLFKIMCCTHQKAVDEKQQLLRIADTLESLNKRLDVIERAVDPHGLMAPRRRSMSRTSHRGGGGVDGLASVHENDGGSNSDDSDDESDSVEPKTERDDLINPYWIEDKDLKRGEVDYLSGPEIQFWKDLLDKYLYPIDENKEEQARIASDLIELRNKSVFFFFMFNALFILIVFLLQLNKGALHVDWPLGVKTNITYIEETSEVLITKEYLQLEPIGLVFVFFFGLILIIQFVAMLFHRFGTLSHILASTELSCSRKVDDLSEDAFIDKNAVEIVRNLQRLRGIDDADEDNESGSYRDRIGHRRTIHNLEKQKQKKRVTGTLDVAFKKRFFSMTAEGEIEDTPVMSNMRKIPMRRETIKALEVRRNTVMGEARKRSTMQTLGANNEFNRNKARHRTKATVVGNTVERIYSLNAQLNQVVGTGNGAANPNEGYEMSSDDERSNVTRNSVRHTQPTPQPVLAEVRNSQL
- the LOC124337884 gene encoding chitin synthase chs-2-like isoform X3 codes for the protein MAPQQPLMNVANDPGVSDDEEYTEDEESPLTNNDIYGGSQRSAIDTKGWDVFRNLPPEDVSGSLANQKVVEATVKIFKVVAYLLTFVIVLSAGVISKGTVLFMTSQIKPGRSTEYCTRRDGRSFQAHVSEEERVSWMWALLFSFVIPEFFMWFRSSRICFFRQWKRPRFFDFIIVVLFETFHVVGVAMLIYAVLPNMKVVQGAMLTNCVCLVPGILGMLSRNSKESKRFAKSIVDILAIVAQLSGCFLWVIPELNKTNWQHVWMLPTSLILTSFGWWENYVDKHSPIGFVKYLGKIKEKMKSTRYFTYIFVSVWKVMVFFTSMLLIELLTVGKMDNIFLFFQPGFGDHKVNLTEIISNKFAQLDIPGAGRLTETETISSWPNTAIYLCVIQSFAAFLCFGLGKFACKICIQGFSYAFPVNLTIPVTISLLIAFCGLRIGNPCMFSDTIPPYLYWDCPNGDFLTEVITNQYAWVWLLWLLSQTWITLHIWTPKCERLAHTEKLFVNPFYCSLLIDQSMGMNRRRDDESDVKTEDIELERDGVADTDMTQYYETISIGTESSTATPKTIKASDNITRIYTCATMWHETTEEILTFLKSIFHMDEDQSARRVAQKYLKIVDPDYYEYETHIFFDDAFELSDHSDEDVVANRFVKLLMNVMDEAASHVHQTNIRLRPPKKYPTPYGGRLVWTLPGKTKMIAHLKDKGKIRHRKRWSQVMYMYYLLGHKLMELPISVDRKEVVAENTYLLTLDGDIDFLPNAVQLLVDLMKKNRNLGAACGRIHPVGSGPMVWYQLFEYAIGHWLQKATEHMIGCVLCSPGCFSLFRGKALMDDNVMRKYTTRSDEARHYVQYDQGEDRWLCTLLLQRGYRVEYSAASDAYTHCPEGFNEFYNQRRRWVPSTMANIMDLLGDYKRTIKINDNISLPYIFYQSMLMGGTILGPGTIFLMLVGAFVAAFRIDNWTSFIYNLVPILLFMFICFVAKSEIQLLLAQILSACYALIMMAVIVGTALQLGEDGIGSPSAIFLIALSGSFFIAACLHPQEFWCVVPGLLYLMMIPSMYLLLILYSIINLNVVSWGTREVQTKKSKKEIEREKKEAEEDAKKAKMQKKSGLLGFFNSSMTDSEEGSLELSFAGLFKIMCCTHQKAVDEKQQLLRIADTLESLNKRLDVIERAVDPHGLMAPRRRSMSRTSHRGGGGVDGLASVHENDGGSNSDDSDDESDSVEPKTERDDLINPYWIEDKDLKRGEVDYLSGPEIQFWKDLLDKYLYPIDENKEEQARIASDLIELRNKSVFFFFMFNALFILIVFLLQLNKGALHVDWPLGVKTNITYIEETSEVLITKEYLQLEPIGLVFVFFFGLILIIQFVAMLFHRFGTLSHILASTELSCSRKVDDLSEDAFIDKNAVEIVRNLQRLRGIDDADEDNESGSYRDRIGHRRTIHNLEKQKQKKRVTGTLDVAFKKRFFSMTAEGEIEDTPVMSNMRKIPMRRETIKALEVRRNTVMGEARKRSTMQTLGANNEFNRNKARHRTKATVVGNTVERIYSLNAQLNQVVGTGNGAANPNEGYEMSSDDERSNVTRNSVRHTQPTPQPVLAEVRNSQL
- the LOC124337884 gene encoding chitin synthase chs-2-like isoform X2, with the protein product MANKDRAVYSKRVTPGPSALYSGRRSALEDLSPVNKPLVSLDINIDSKHSVSSRGARARSVNTMAPQQPLMNVANDPGVSDDEEYTEDEESPLTNNDIYGGSQRSAIDTKGWDVFRNLPPEDVSGSLANQKVVEATVKIFKVVAYLLTFVIVLSAGVISKGTVLFMTSQIKPGRSTEYCTRRDGRSFQAHVSEEERVSWMWALLFSFVIPEFFMWFRSSRICFFRQWKRPRFFDFIIVVLFETFHVVGVAMLIYAVLPNMKVVQGAMLTNCVCLVPGILGMLSRNSKESKRFAKSIVDILAIVAQLSGCFLWVIPELNKTNWQHVWMLPTSLILTSFGWWENYVDKHSPIGFVKYLGKIKEKMKSTRYFTYIFVSVWKVMVFFTSMLLIELLTVGKMDNIFLFFQPGFGDHKVNLTEIISNKFAQLDIPGAGRLTETETISSWPNTAIYLCVIQSFAAFLCFGLGKFACKICIQGFSYAFPVNLTIPVTISLLIAFCGLRIGNPCMFSDTIPPYLYWDCPNGDFLTEVITNQYAWVWLLWLLSQTWITLHIWTPKCERLAHTEKLFVNPFYCSLLIDQSMGMNRRRDDESDVKTEDIELERDGVADTDMTQYYETISIGTESSTATPKTIKASDNITRIYTCATMWHETTEEILTFLKSIFHMDEDQSARRVAQKYLKIVDPDYYEYETHIFFDDAFELSDHSDEDVVANRFVKLLMNVMDEAASHVHQTNIRLRPPKKYPTPYGGRLVWTLPGKTKMIAHLKDKGKIRHRKRWSQVMYMYYLLGHKLMELPISVDRKEVVAENTYLLTLDGDIDFLPNAVQLLVDLMKKNRNLGAACGRIHPVGSGPMVWYQLFEYAIGHWLQKATEHMIGCVLCSPGCFSLFRGKALMDDNVMRKYTTRSDEARHYVQYDQGEDRWLCTLLLQRGYRVEYSAASDAYTHCPEGFNEFYNQRRRWVPSTMANIMDLLGDYKRTIKINDNISLPYIFYQSMLMGGTILGPGTIFLMLVGAFVAAFRIDNWTSFIYNLVPILLFMFICFVAKSEIQLLLAQILSACYALIMMAVIVGTALQLGEDGIGSPSAIFLIALSGSFFIAACLHPQEFWCVVPGLLYLMMIPSMYLLLILYSIINLNVVSWGTREVQTKKSKKEIEREKKEAEEDAKKAKMQKKSGLLGFFNSSMTDSEEGSLELSFAGLFKIMCCTHQKAVDEKQQLLRIADTLESLNKRLDVIERAVDPHGLMAPRRRSMSRTSHRGGGGVDGLASVHENDGGSNSDDSDDESDSVEPKTERDDLINPYWIEDKDLKRGEVDYLSGPEIQFWKDLLDKYLYPIDENKEEQARIASDLIELRNKSVFFFFMFNALFILIVFLLQLNKGALHVDWPLGVKTNITYIEETSEVLITKEYLQLEPIGLVFVFFFGLILIIQFVAMLFHRFGTLSHILASTELSCSRKVDDLSEDAFIDKNAVEIVRNLQRLRGIDDADEDNESGSYRDRIGHRRTIHNLEKQKQKKRVTGTLDVAFKKRFFSMTAEGEIEDTPVMSNMRKIPMRRETIKALEVRRNTVMGEARKRSTMQTLGANNEFNRNKARHRTKATVVGNTVERIYSLNAQLNQVVGTGNGAANPNEGYEMSSDDERSNVTRNSVRHTQPTPQPVLAEVRNSQL